The Engraulis encrasicolus isolate BLACKSEA-1 chromosome 22, IST_EnEncr_1.0, whole genome shotgun sequence sequence gaaactcaatttcaatttccttgtatgacctgtacatatgaagaaactgacaataaaaggtaacttgacttgacttgagtcaaGTTGGTCTCATCTTTCCCAGTTCTGCCTGTAAAGAGAATATTTAATACTTACTAATCATATGCAAACTAAATTGAGGTTTAGAATCTTTTTTCGTTCCTAAAATGAGCGACCTGGAGGGTGTCCATGAATAACGGGCTACATTACATGTTGTTTTGAGATTCAGACACTTTGCTCTCATTTCTTTTCTGCTATTTTTTAACATTATATTCATAAGCATTACATAAAACAGTAAATATTATATTTTATAACCAGTTGTAGTTGAATGTACATGCCCCTATCTCTCATGACATTCATATCAATGTTACATGTGAAGCGATCCTCAAGGGGAATCATAATGAATTCACTTTGTgaccagtctttttttttttttttaaatcacactttAATTTATTTGCTCATTTATGTTGATGTTTGCATAACTGTTTTTTGGTTATTATTAAAACGTTTTCTGTTTTAGCTGCTTATATGCCCAGCCCTGCTGCATCCTATGGCCCTCCTCGCTCCCCCAACCCCAGGTGTGCTCCACTTATGACACTTATAATGTCTTGTCCATACCAAGAGCgtcctacgctgcctggtagcggagttAGCAGaaaaagtttcgccttgaatttgctgtattggtTTTGGTTTTGGACGTGACATTGACTTGTTTGATTCAGctgatcacataacggctctggcttgacagcctgggacattctgagatatgaacattccaattgtttttcgcCGAAcacgcgtcatagctcattaccacaagattagcttgactttttaatcgttaaaattcgctctggtcgctcagttcgctttgaCCCTGGCAAATTTGCTCTACTCGCGCTGGTCGcgtaccctccatagagaaataatgacttccttcGCTCCATTagtgtaggtcgctcttggtgtgaacaaggcataaaGCTTCATTACAACTCATCATCATGCATCGCTAACTTATTCACATACGTAAGCATTCAGATTATCTGTATTAAAAAGGTGTGGATATTTGTTTGTGGAATTGGTGAAATATATTATATTCATTCATACATTTTTTAAAGCATGTTTTCTTGATGTACAACTTCAAATACTGTTCTTCATCCTTGTGTTGATGAAGTAGTTTTCAGGGCTACCCCGTCCCCTACGCTGCCAATCCCTCCTACCCGGGCACGCCTCCTCCGGGCCAGTTCGGGCCCGCTGCAGCACTCCCTAATGTCAATACAGGTATGGGCACTGCTGGTGGTTTACTTGTACGTAGTGATACGTCTGTTTAacttaacttaacccattgtgtcctggagtgacatatacgctgcattcaggttcttgagatttgagctgttgtattaaaaatgtgggtatgttagagctgaatgaacacattctagtgcaaaatgaaggttttaacttttaaatgcattttatttatttatttatttttatatgcgttaatgtgcagaggctgagatatttaggttttaatagggagggggcaccttttcccaaaaagggcttaggctaaaatgggttagctTGCCTTATCTGTGACTTCACATACCAATGTAAGGTTTTTAGTAAATGATATATTGTACTTATATGCTTTGCTGGGTGCCTGTCTGTACATATGCATTGttgagtgtatttgtgtatgagtgtggatGGGTGTCCATGTTGTTATGTGTATGTTAATAACTGTGTGTTTTTAATTGTGAGTGTTGTCTGGTGTCTACGTTTGTGTATGACCTTAATTGTTTCTTCGAGTCTAAATGTGAgtaagtgtgacagagagagtatgtgtgcatgcgcacatttGCATGCACATGTTTATGTActcatgtttgtgttgtgtgtgtgtgtgtgtgtgtgtgtgtgtgtgtgtgtgtgtgtgtgtgtgtgtgtgtgtgtgtgtgtgtgtgtgtgtgtgtgtgtgtgtgtgtgtgtgtgtgtgtgtgtgtgtgtgtgtgtgtgtgtgtgtgtgtgtgtgtgtgtgtgtgtgtgtgtgtgtgtgtgtgtgtgtgatgctttcccctagcttaaattatatatcattcttctttttttatgtttatgtttatttttttattttattattattattatttttacctatgttttatcttaatgttttaaatgttctttgactctaatttatttccttctttcttccctgtttcctttctttttgcatttgttagttttgtgaagcacattgagttgcacctgtgtatgaaatgcgctatacaaataaacttgccttgccttgcctcgccttgccttgtATAGTTCCACTTCCAGCACCTGTGGGTCGCGACGCCACTATAGGCGAGGACACCATCCGGGCGTCGTTGATGTCGGCGGTGAGTGACAAGCTGCGCTGGCGCATGAAGGAGGAGATGGACCGCGCCCAGGCCGAGCTGGACGCCCTGAAGAGGACGGAGGAGGACCTGAAGAGGGGCCACCAGCGCCTGGAGGATATGATCTCCAGGATCGGACAAGAGACggtgagatgggagagagacagggcacattttttaaagggacactgtgtgagatttttagttgtttatttccagtattcatgctgcccattcaataatgttacctttttcatgaatacttatcatcaccatcaaattttaagtattcattatgactggaaaaaatacatttttcatacatgaaaatggggattttctccatggtccgccatttcgaatttccagaaatagccatttttagctgcaaaaatgaggataagtgaaggagagacaggaagtgagctgggagagagagatggggaaggaccggcaaaggaatcgaacccaggtcggccgagtGGTTAAACGTGTGccttaccatatcagccacggtagggccgagaCATGGCACATTTAGGCTGACCAAGAACCGGGTCGGTGCACGTTCCTGCACCTAGTATTCGCTTACCAGCCAGTGTCTTCAAGCCGAAAATCTTAGCATTTGCGAAGCGggaagttggttcacaatgccaACCGAAAAAAAACgttaatttttattttacaaaaataCAGTTTTTTCTCTGTGGAATGTGaggacaacgtggacgtcagcaggttaatCCAGGTGACAGAGTCACGCGGGGAAAGATTCAGAGCCCGATATGAACGCGtgtggtttgcaggtaagcactttagtgctgattgtaactggtgcgggcacgggCACCGGCatcgttctggtcagcctgaaaacagtaacagTGAGGGACCAAGAGAGGACTTTAACATAAATGGGGGGAAAAGAAAATGCATGTCCCCGCAAAGtgtcagtacatacagtatatcacgaaagtgaatacacccctcacagttttgcagatttttgagtatatcttttcataggaaagcattacagaaatgtcactttgacacaatgattagtgaccttttaacaacatatttaaccgcttaaatttcttgttcgctcagaaaaaaacaaaatacagccattaatgtttgaacatgtactcacaaaagtgagtacaccccagattaaaatctggtagagaaggggctatgttggctcgaatcgtctcgaaatgaaacgaaatgaaaagggatgacaagggaggtcatcagtgtgcgtttcaacctttctttgcattgaacttttacataaacaaatttgctttagatggtgtcaagtatgtgtggtggtaaacaagtgagttttacaaaaaaggtgtatcctctcataagccaagcatggtagtgggactgacatggtttggggatgcatgaatgctgtcaacattggcaatctgaaacacacctaaaagaaacatgtatgtcaacatgcactgtgactactgaagcagatcatgatattctccataggattgcattcaaatctcacaccaatctatttaagccagatgcagactcaaaatgtaaaagttcaatgcaaagaaaggttgaaacgcacaatGATGACCTCCCCTgttatcccttttcatttcgagacgattcgagccaacatagccccttctctaccggattttaatctggggtgtactcacttctgtgagtacatgttcaaacattaatggctgtattttgtttttttctgagtgaacaagaaatttaagcggttaaatatgttgttaaaaggtcactaatcattgtgtcaaagttacatttctgtaatgctttcctatgaaaagatatactcaaaaatctgcaaaactgtgaggggtgtattcactttcgtgatatactgtaagttgtGTTAAGTGTTAAATGGAATCAAATGTTAGAGCACCTTTGTGTTCTCTTGTGGATATTACATGTCAAACTCCAGAGAGGTCAATATTTCAGTCATTTGCGTTTGTTCTCATGGTAAGTAGCAGTGCCTTTAGGTacagtgcgcgcgcgtgtgtgtgtgcgtgtacatgttttcatgttttcgtcgtctctctctccctcagacgGACGTGGACAGAAACATCGAGCTCCTCAAGCAGAAGGACGAGGAGATGAAGGCAGCGCTGGAGAAGATGGACAACCAATCAGAGAGCAGCGACATCGATGACGTCATCGTGCCCACGGCGCCCCTCTACAGGCAGATCCTGAACCTGTACGCGGAGGAGAACGCCATCGAGGACACCATCTTCTACCTGGGGGAGGCCCTGCGCAGAGACGTCATCGACCTGGATGTCTTCctcaaggtgagtgtgtgtgtgtgtgtgtgtgtgtgagttgtgtgagttgtgtgtgtgggaggtgctCACATTTTGCTCACATTTTCACATACGGTACACTGATTTTAACTAGCACATAGTACACACTGCACAttcacaaggaccacaatggaaacaagctgctagcttttttgtgttatccttttgacgtgttgtacaaggttttcaaaacatatttattgacttatttatttgtatacttttttaatgctttgtacaatgtcaataaaagaaatcaaatcaatcaatcaattacccaggctctgccctcgcagTAACGCAACACCTTTGACTCTGCTACACTAGCTCAGGAAATCTGCTTGTTCAGGTAGATTCGAGTTCCCCCTagcaggggaactccacccactttgtcgggaaccaatcaaccgaGCATCTCCAGCGGTCCtaggtagaggcatgttcaaggcagtgacgtcgTTTAAGCAGAatcgttctattgggactaagcaaatgtttggtttaaactttggctcagccttttctgccctcgaccagtacagtagcaaaccaatggagatgggtcaaccatgccgtttcagAACGTTAGTTGCTATGGTCttcgtcagaccaagtctcgaagtgaAGTCATGATAATCCGGCTAAGTGGACATCACCCCACACAAAGGGTTTCACACTGATAGTTTTTAATCCATTTGCCCATGAAATGAAAGACTGTTTTAATGTTATAAGTCAACTGAGTGAGTGCCTGGACCTACTGTAGGTACTATAGGTTGTTACCCCCTCAGTTTCATTGAGCTTGGCACCATCAAAGAGCAGCAGGTGATCTCAAGGGATACCAGTAGCGCTCTACCTATAAAGTCTTCTTTTAATGAGGGTTTGTTTCACAGTGTTGGGCTGGTGGGCACGCTGCAATACCAAATagttaaaaaaaatcacaagaaaTAATCCTGGCTCCCACCTACTTACTGTACAAGTTTCCAAATGTTGCTTAGGATGTGTGTGTCCAACAAGAAAGATGGTTGCATACAGCTTTTCATAGTATCTTGTAAAACAAAAGAGATATgtactccgcgcttctaaattaactaAATTAACCAGAGCAGGACTGAATTATAAGTAGAAAGGAAAAAGTATCTGGTGCCACACTgatgtctttttttctgtaatttattttttcagtgtagtaagactaacgtttcgacatgcgtcttcatcagactcCTCAGAGAAATGGTTTGCGTTGGCGTTAGCAAATCGCTTCTCTGAGGAGTGCAGTGGTTGTATGAAGTGTTGTGGCCCACCACTGCAGTTAGTttataccccccctccccccacccttgtgtgtaggctatatgttgtatgtgtattcagtcaaatgtcaaacattttatttatttctttgtgaaGCGTACATGTGtctttttagactccatgtttatgtgtcatgtgtcattgtggttctgatgtaaggacagccatcttctcttaTATACTGCAAActcagtttaccttcgggtaccaataaagttgaactgaactgaactgaactgagtctgataaagacgcatgtcgaaacgttagtcttactacactgaaaaaataaatgacagaaaaaagacatccgtgtggcaccagattctttttcctttctacTTTTCATATTATCCTTTTAGACCTAGTGGACAGTAATCGTGATGAACTTCTGTGAATTCCTCTATTGTATAAattgtaaaataaaaaacatagaCATTATTTTAGGAACTTGACATTGGTTACACTCTTGTGACTGTTTTCATCACTTAttatattcttttcttttttcttttacagCATGTCCGGATTCTGTCTCGTAAACAGTTTCAATTACGGGCACTGATGCAAAAAGCTCGCAAAACTGCCGGCTTAAGTGAGCTTTACTGAACCCATCATCTCATCTcaaagacacacccacacacatgcaatggCACACACATGGTTAATGGCATTTAGAATTAATACTGGATTTGTAATTTCTGttcattctgtctttttttcactGTTAACATTATTGTTACATACTCTGGGAGACTTCAGTCTATATTGGCATGGGTATACTCATTGCCATTTGTACAATTTGAAtgtgtaacactttactttagggTTCATATGTTGTCCACTTCTACATGCCTAATTACTGCCTGCATAAGTGATTTATAAAATGTGTGTTAAGAAAAACCAACTAGGTCCTTATTAAGATTATATCAGTAATAAAGACCAAAGATTAAGAAATTTGTGAATAACAAACAAGAAATGAAcaaaaatataagttttttttgtttaacacatGCCTTTAgaatcacatacacagacagttaGTATTAACATATTAGTGGCTAACACATGAACCccaaaattaagtgttaccagaaAGGTTAGTGGGAGAAACGCTTAAAGCTGTCTACTTTTAGTAACACAGTCTACACTACAACTTTACTAAAGGGCTCCGCTCCTAGTGCCAGGTTTTGGTGTGCATTGTAAAAACATTTTGCATGCTATGTCTCTAAAAGCATTTTGCTTTGCTGTGTTAGTCTAAAGCACTTTTTAACATGCAAACCTGGTCTAGAATAATAAGtgaagacaagagagaagagtgCCACCAAATCAAGTTGAAATGaaggaataataataaaatgttctGTCACTTTATAAGAATATGTTTACAATGTAGCCATTGTAAGgccatatactatactatatataaGTCCTCCCTCCCTTTATACACACAAAATACTTATTtttaaagggatttttttttattctcgAGTTGACATATGCAAGTTAAAGAGGATAACTATGGCCTCTTGTGGTTTCCTAGAAGAACactatggtgaaaataaatgttgTCCCTTGGGCTGGCTGTTATTGTTTTTCAGGCTAGCTAATGGTGTCAGCAACATAATCATGTCTGCAGTCATGTCTACATTAAAGCATAAGCATATCTTAGACCAGGAATggcaaactcaaattcacacGGGCCAAATTTAAAATCTTGGATGGAGTCACGGGCCAAACtcaatgtttattttttgtaGATGGGCTAAATTTGTGTATGCACACACTAGAAActgaaaggcaaatttcacaaacagtcttgaaatatgaaatattttgtaaaggactcttagaaagtacatttgcaatacaattaaattatattcattcaggggatctagagatggtgggttctgttttaaaggtggctgccttcaatattggcctaaagtgccagggaaatcctggtttgtgctcatagtacggccctcggaggaccttATCGGCCCTTtggtggaatttgaagtggcccctcgaatggaaaaggttccccaaccctgatttatactgtacacagtaaattgtgtagtgttaaaataacacttaaagagttaaaattaacactgttctagtgtctatttggtcctgctccagatcagtgttaaacactggtgttagatttatagtgttaagctaacactataaagagtaaagcagtttcggggagcaccctactaaagagtaattaagcacctcccatcctccaccatgactgaaacaccctgcgcctggcatcagtttgccacactgctctcttaagataatgtttgaagttgctgaaaacatgtaaaatgtctatatttgacatatcagtctatgctgtactgcaccacaatgtgagagaaatttcagctgagcatgtatgaacacaatctagtggggactaatacaaaatattttccttaatgaagtttaaaatataaccataccatctacttcaagtgcacaatggagcaagcaatgtaacatgtgctgttactgactagctcacaaagcaaggcacaagatgtagctaacaaatgccataagccaaaagcgcctttagcttgcttgcaaacatcaagtgcacaatggagcaaacaatgtaacatgtgctgttactgactagctcacaaagcaaggcacaagatgtagctaacaaatgccataagccaaaagcgcctttagcttgcttgcaaagcaggtaaacaagcgctatgctgtgccatactgaccagccagcaggcaaatatttaaagcactgtgacagtccaggtttatatacaggctcaagagtaccatgtgaccagattgattaggagtttttcaggtgcaagcaattgagtcatgatataccagccctaagtaattaggtttggccaggcgctgatggacagattggttgtgaggggcctgcttgttaccggcaaaggtgtaacaagtgctcaagttatttctttcactcaacacatcttttgtgtgatgttgtgtgcacagccaaaccttagatcaacccaaccaagttgagttaaatgaatgaaatggaataataaaaaaaagattgtgtaaatgattaaatctggaggaattgcttggtttttactgtaaccaaagggaacatttctaggtggtagattttggtttggtaataaccccaacctttagagaaccaaaagtcaaacgttctctttacgttctctgttactagggtatacaatggcgcagacaaactccatcacctcgaggaggcgggggctctctggagtacttctaactccacacaatttaacaacttcatttgtcactgacactggagagcatctcactccatttggtgttggaattactccaatagtgttaataagccttaacactgcaaaattaacactggcgaatttactgtgtagatgtCTGATCAGGTTTTACAACTGGGCTTGTCTGTCCAGGTCACTTAAGTCTTCCTAGGTCTTGTAACAAGTCGTTTAAGGATTGGCTTACTCATGAAGGTGATTGATTAACTCAGAAATGTTTCTTAGTGCCTCTTTAAATTAATTCATTTTAGATGCAAATACATTGTCAGTaacatgtttacatttttttgtattttctcatCTTCAATCCTTGAATCCCGTCTTAATTTGCTAATACATTTTTACAGTAAGCATGGGATTTGTTTCTCAAATTTTGCTCGAGGTGTACTTGAACATCTTGTTGTTAATGTTTGCCAACATAATCATTTAATCAATCAGTGTTCATGTATATCAACACATATCAGCCATACGTTTTTTTTAATGTGTCCAAATAATTATGTTGTGTTTTCTTTACCATATTATGGCATTAATCAATACTGTACCCCTTTTACAAAGTGCCTAATACACACTGTATACTGTACGTACACTCTTCATTTTAAATAAAATGGTTAATGACATTTCTATGTGGTATGACTGTTCATATTTATAGATGCATGTCTTCCATATAGCTGAGTAAACCCTGTACATGTAGGAGTTGGGTCTAAGAAAAGCCTTTACAGAAAATTGAATAAGTATGTAATGGAATCTAACTGTGGGTGATAAAAGGGGGGGGAAACGTATttaaataaaacaatcaaagtaATTTGCATGTCCCGCAAGAAAAAAAGGGTGAAAAAACATGCATGGTGATGTGCTACAGTAGAGCTATTGATGTATTTGTTCAATCATTATCACGATTGTGTTTCTAGCTCTtaacagcagatggcagcagtgcGTCTAGATTTAAAAAACATACAGCTTGTTCATTCCTGGACGGACTGCTCTTTTCATATGTCTGGTGTTTGAAGCACTGGATTTATGCTTTGTGCTTTGCATCGATGTTTTATTTTGCAGTATCCTTTGCACAAATTTGTATAAATCATAAAAATGAGACATGAAAGCCAAAACGTGATTTTTTGGAAACCTAATTGCACTAGAATGTACCCAGTATGGATATGAAATCTGCCCTGAATACAAGGACGGTTGGAGTTTCACACAACAGTGAACTCCATTTGTAGTGTTTTGCATAATCATACAGGCAGCCGACTCTGGAGGCTTGAAAAGGATATTGTGTCGGTTTTCAGAACGTGTGGGATGAGTTGTGAAGCAGAAGTGAACCCCGATACCCCAAACGCGTACTACACCCACTTTTGTTTACAACGGCCCTCACAAGCCTCCTTTAGTCTCTCCACGCGACCCAGTCGACACTCCCCACCTCCCttagtccaggaagagaagttTAAATACAGCCTGAAGAAGGCCTTTAAGGTTGAAACACGTAGgcaattgtagccaaataaaaagtattaaaaaaatcgcaaccttgagtgcctcagaacttcccttcctggactaaacttgagagcccctacactgatgagcaccaaggaaaaaggtgaagacccagaagcactccaatgatctgtttgtgtttgatactccccacctccctctctaccCACAGGCCAGCCATAAAGAAGGCGACTTCACAGATAAGAAAGAAAGACCCTGATATTTTTGGCATCGTAGCTATTTTCAATCAATAGTCGCTCTTTTGCAACAGTGAAGCTATTGACTGTTGAGCTGATATTTTTTTCAGTCACACCACACCTAGGCCTAGTTGAGTAGgtatcaagtaggcctagttagtgtTGGAACAAATTGATGAAATTCTAAATATTGTATTTAACAAAACCCTACAAAATCCTGGTCAactgtttaatattcccagcaaaCAAAGACGCACAAGTAGAAATATTAAAGAAAATTAAATTTAAATTGAATGTATCAAAAACACGATTAATTATGTCGTCATAGCTATCACAAACCACTAAACTATCAGAGACATAGATAGACAACCTGATGCAAACATTGTCTCTAGGTATACTATAGCCACGTCTATCTGAGAGTAAAAACAAAAGACCAGTTTTCTAAGTCAGCTCAAAGGTTCgattgctctttctttctctccctttcaatCCATTCCACACTCAACCAATATTTACAGTCAATAAATCCTTAACTCcatttgtatgtctttgttcACCTTTTGCCCCTTGCATTAGCACACGTCTCTTGGCTCGTGTTTCCCAATGATAAATGTACATGCGCCACTTTAAatgtatctttaaaaaaaaaaatgaaacaatggTTCACAGGGGGTTCAGTTGGAGTGTGGGCCAGCGCTGGCTGACATGCTTCCCCCACCACGGTGGTGATTGTCACCAGGCCCGCCGGTAGgatgggacaaaggggtatgttgtcccgggcccagggagagctagggggcccaaattgggtcccctttacattgtacgtattgggtagtggggcccttttggatgactttgtcctggccccagcaaaaactgtcagcggccctgattgtcACCCCCTTGGTCCCCCACCCAGCCTCCCCTTTGTCTGTGGCCCTCTATTGTCACTTGCCGGGAGAGGAGTGGGTggtagtgggagtgggagtgagagtgagagattgaTTTAGCTGGTGAGGTCACGGGCCCAGTGCCTGAGACAATAGCAGTAAAGTTGCTGGGCttggggagggagggaatggatggggaggggagagggacaggcatggggatggggatggggatgggggagagagggatgaagagagaggagaggagagatgaagggaggatagGATGGacggagggattgagagagaggggggagggggatgcGATTAATTAATGGCGAGCCCCCTGCCTGTGAAGTGAGACGCGCAGTCGTGTGTGGcagggctgaggctggggctggtgctggggctggctAGTGGCTAGCCAATCATAATGGGCTCAGACCTCCCTTGGCCTGCACTACACTACTGAGGCTTAAAGGGAATGTGTTTCATTACTTGTGTTATTGCATAGATGTGTAATCCTGTATATTACGTGTTTCTGCaggtggtcctgtgtgtgtgtgtgtgtgtgtgtgtgtgtgtgtgtgtgtgtgtgtgtgtgtgtgtgtgtgcgtgcgtgcgtgtgtgtgtgtgtgtgtgtgtgtgtgtgtgtgcgtgcgtgcgtgtgtgtgtgtgtgtgtgtgtgtgtgtgtgtgtgtttttgtggttaCTCATACTTCCAAACCTTATTGCATGTGTGTCACACAGGTGaatgtgtaggctgtgtgtgtgtgtgcgcgtgtgcgtgtgtgtttggttacTCATTGCATGTGTGTCACACAggtgaatgtgtatgtgcgtgtgtgtgcgtgtgcgtttgtgtgtgtgtgtgtgtgtgtgtgcgtgcgtgtgtgtgtgtgtgtgcgtgcgtgcgtgcgtgcgtgcgtgtgtgtgtgtgtgtgtttggggggcagGGTGGTTACATCTGTCACTCTCCCCTCCCTGGGGTCTTATTATTGGTCTGAGGTGGTTTCCGTGACTACATCGCGACGTCCGTTTTTAATCAGGTTTAAGTGTGGTGATGTTTGCTGACCTCAGGTCAGATATTCAATCCAAATCATTGATAATGAATAGacgttatatatttatatatatgtacTATATGACCAAGGGTATAC is a genomic window containing:
- the LOC134438207 gene encoding tumor susceptibility gene 101 protein-like isoform X2, encoding MAVNESALRKMLAKGYKYRDLTVREITNVITQYKDLKPLMDSYVFNDGSSRELMSLTGTVPVSYRGNTYNIPICVWLLDTYPYNPPICFVKPTHTMMIKTGKHVDANGKVYLPYLHEWKHPQSDLFSLIQVMIMVFGEEPPVFSRPTSQPYQPFQPAGPTTTAYMPSPAASYGPPRSPNPSFQGYPVPYAANPSYPGTPPPGQFGPAAALPNVNTVPLPAPVGRDATIGEDTIRASLMSAVSDKLRWRMKEEMDRAQAELDALKRTEEDLKRGHQRLEDMISRIGQETTDVDRNIELLKQKDEEMKAALEKMDNQSESSDIDDVIVPTAPLYRQILNLYAEENAIEDTIFYLGEALRRDVIDLDVFLKHVRILSRKQFQLRALMQKARKTAGLSELY
- the LOC134438207 gene encoding tumor susceptibility gene 101 protein-like isoform X1, yielding MAVNESALRKMLAKGYKYRDLTVREITNVITQYKDLKPLMDSYVFNDGSSRELMSLTGTVPVSYRGNTYNIPICVWLLDTYPYNPPICFVKPTHTMMIKTGKHVDANGKVYLPYLHEWKHPQSDLFSLIQVMIMVFGEEPPVFSRPTSQPYQPFQPAGPTTTAYMPSPAASYGPPRSPNPSSFQGYPVPYAANPSYPGTPPPGQFGPAAALPNVNTVPLPAPVGRDATIGEDTIRASLMSAVSDKLRWRMKEEMDRAQAELDALKRTEEDLKRGHQRLEDMISRIGQETTDVDRNIELLKQKDEEMKAALEKMDNQSESSDIDDVIVPTAPLYRQILNLYAEENAIEDTIFYLGEALRRDVIDLDVFLKHVRILSRKQFQLRALMQKARKTAGLSELY